A genomic region of Methanomassiliicoccus sp. contains the following coding sequences:
- a CDS encoding GTP-binding protein: protein MALTIDEQIKAIEDEILKTQKNKKTEGHIGLLKAKIARLKMEQEKRRAASGGGAQGYSVKKSGNATVALVGFPSVGKSTLLNKLTGAKSEVAAYAFTTLDVIPGIMYHKFAKIQVLDMPGLIRDASRGKGRGREVLAVVRTSDLILFVIDVYDMNIDVLVNELYNTGIRLNTHPPNVVITKTEKGGIEVKPTVALTKITQEMASDMVGAYGYVNAEVIIREDIDEEQLIDVLTGNRVYLRSVTVVNKIDLVDEVHLQRIKEKMRAWDPIYVAANKDLGVEDLKEAIYKKLDFIHVFLKPQGQDADMKEPMVIMGGSTVGDLCDRIHRSFRRNFRYATVWGKSAKFPGQTVGTEHVLMNGDIITIVVKRGGE from the coding sequence GTGGCCCTTACCATAGATGAACAGATCAAGGCGATCGAGGATGAGATTCTCAAGACGCAGAAGAACAAGAAGACCGAGGGCCACATAGGTCTTCTGAAGGCCAAGATCGCCCGCCTCAAGATGGAGCAGGAAAAGCGGCGCGCGGCCTCGGGCGGTGGCGCTCAGGGATACTCCGTGAAGAAATCGGGGAACGCCACCGTCGCCCTGGTGGGCTTCCCCAGTGTGGGGAAGTCGACCTTGCTGAACAAGCTCACCGGCGCCAAGAGCGAGGTGGCCGCATACGCTTTCACCACTCTCGACGTCATCCCTGGAATAATGTATCACAAGTTCGCCAAGATACAGGTACTGGACATGCCCGGCCTGATCCGCGACGCTTCTCGCGGAAAGGGTCGTGGAAGAGAGGTCCTGGCAGTGGTGCGCACATCGGACCTGATCCTGTTCGTGATCGACGTGTACGACATGAACATCGACGTTCTGGTGAACGAGCTCTACAACACCGGCATCCGGTTGAACACCCATCCTCCCAACGTGGTCATCACCAAGACCGAGAAGGGAGGCATCGAGGTCAAGCCCACCGTGGCCCTGACCAAGATCACGCAGGAGATGGCCTCGGACATGGTGGGCGCCTACGGCTACGTGAACGCCGAGGTCATCATCCGCGAGGACATCGACGAGGAGCAGCTCATTGACGTCCTGACTGGCAACAGAGTCTACCTGCGATCGGTCACGGTGGTGAACAAGATCGACCTTGTGGACGAGGTGCACTTGCAGAGGATCAAGGAGAAAATGCGCGCATGGGACCCCATCTACGTTGCCGCCAACAAGGACCTGGGCGTGGAGGACCTCAAGGAGGCCATCTACAAGAAGCTGGACTTCATACATGTGTTCTTGAAGCCTCAGGGGCAGGATGCCGACATGAAAGAGCCCATGGTCATCATGGGAGGCTCCACCGTGGGGGATCTGTGCGACCGCATCCACCGGTCGTTCCGCCGAAACTTCCGCTATGCCACGGTTTGGGGGAAATCCGCCAAGTTCCCCGGTCAAACAGTGGGCACGGAGCACGTCCTGATGAACGGCGATATCATAACCATCGTGGTGAAGCGGGGCGGCGAGTGA
- a CDS encoding histidine--tRNA ligase, translating into MIQRPRGTRDFGPEEMEKRRSLESRMRQEAALFGFREVATPIFEHTELFTIKSGPNVVEEIYAFTDKGGRDISLRPELTAPVMRFYVNELTNYPRPLKMFYFGQCFRYERPQSGRFREFYQFGAELIGNPGPESDAEVIALAASIMRRVGLKDYHIRIGHIGVLRGLLASSGVEGASAAPILQKLDKKEYEEASARMAEADISAEEAERIIEITKTSGPRDVLDKIQGEARDHLLEVFKILSYYGFNNVQVDLGVVRGLDYYTGMVFEMDAPVLGAEKQICGGGSYSLTELFGGERTFSTGFGIGFDRTLLALEREGYQAPFHVIDAFVIPVTPSMKEEAFQIAAQLRREGVPTEIDLMGRSLSKNFKHAASLNARKVIIVGEKELAQGAVAIRDMSSGDQRLVRKEDLRSEFQ; encoded by the coding sequence ATGATTCAGAGGCCCCGGGGGACCCGCGATTTCGGTCCTGAGGAGATGGAAAAAAGGCGCTCTCTGGAGAGCAGGATGCGGCAGGAAGCGGCCTTGTTCGGATTCCGTGAGGTCGCGACACCGATCTTCGAGCATACCGAGCTTTTCACCATCAAGTCTGGCCCTAACGTCGTGGAGGAGATATACGCCTTCACGGACAAGGGAGGTCGGGACATTTCGTTGCGCCCGGAGCTGACAGCACCGGTCATGCGCTTCTACGTCAATGAACTTACCAATTACCCGCGACCCCTCAAGATGTTCTACTTCGGCCAGTGCTTCCGCTACGAGCGTCCGCAGTCAGGCCGGTTCAGAGAGTTCTACCAGTTCGGTGCCGAGCTCATAGGAAACCCCGGACCGGAGAGCGATGCCGAGGTCATCGCTCTGGCCGCCTCGATAATGAGGCGGGTGGGGCTCAAGGACTACCACATCCGGATTGGCCACATAGGCGTCCTCCGGGGGCTTCTGGCCAGCTCAGGGGTGGAAGGGGCCTCGGCAGCGCCCATCCTCCAGAAACTGGACAAGAAGGAGTATGAGGAGGCATCGGCACGTATGGCCGAGGCCGATATATCCGCCGAGGAGGCGGAGAGGATAATCGAGATCACCAAGACCTCGGGTCCCAGGGATGTATTGGACAAGATCCAGGGGGAGGCCAGGGACCATCTCCTGGAGGTCTTCAAGATATTATCCTACTACGGGTTCAACAATGTGCAGGTGGACCTGGGGGTCGTCCGCGGCCTAGATTACTACACAGGGATGGTGTTCGAGATGGATGCCCCTGTCCTGGGCGCGGAGAAGCAGATATGCGGCGGAGGATCGTATTCCCTGACAGAGCTTTTCGGTGGGGAGAGGACCTTCTCCACGGGTTTCGGGATTGGCTTCGACCGCACGCTCCTGGCGCTGGAGAGGGAGGGCTACCAGGCCCCGTTCCATGTCATTGACGCTTTCGTGATACCGGTAACCCCCTCAATGAAGGAGGAGGCTTTCCAGATAGCGGCCCAGCTGCGGAGGGAAGGTGTACCGACGGAGATCGACCTAATGGGCCGAAGCCTCTCCAAGAACTTCAAGCACGCCGCCTCCCTGAACGCCCGCAAGGTCATAATTGTGGGGGAGAAGGAGCTGGCCCAGGGAGCCGTGGCCATAAGGGACATGTCATCTGGGGATCAGAGGTTGGTCAGGAAGGAAGACCTGAGGTCAGAGTTCCAGTAG
- a CDS encoding dodecin domain-containing protein → MVQKIIEVVGISSSSFDEAAQNAIEVAAKTVRGIRWARMVETECKVKDDRIVEYRALMRIYFDVETED, encoded by the coding sequence ATGGTTCAGAAAATCATCGAGGTCGTGGGCATATCCTCCTCGAGCTTTGATGAGGCCGCCCAGAACGCGATCGAAGTGGCCGCAAAGACCGTGCGCGGGATACGATGGGCAAGGATGGTGGAGACCGAGTGCAAGGTGAAGGATGACAGGATCGTGGAATACCGAGCACTAATGCGAATTTACTTCGATGTAGAGACAGAAGACTAA
- a CDS encoding ribonuclease HI family protein, translating to MKLFIYTDGGSRGNPGPAAFAVVITDEAGRVIREYGRYLGRMTNNEAEYSGAIAALKEAEDLGATEVEVISDSEVMVRQVNGKYRCKASNLQPFLNELRERMARFRQVTFRNVRREHPMVARADELLNREQDVMRSLQPHGRPNP from the coding sequence ATGAAGCTATTCATCTACACTGATGGCGGCTCGCGGGGCAATCCCGGACCCGCTGCCTTCGCGGTAGTGATCACTGATGAAGCGGGCAGGGTCATCAGGGAATACGGCCGCTACCTGGGAAGGATGACCAACAACGAGGCGGAATACAGCGGGGCGATAGCAGCGCTAAAGGAGGCCGAGGACCTGGGGGCTACCGAGGTGGAGGTCATCAGCGATTCTGAGGTCATGGTGCGCCAGGTCAACGGAAAATATCGGTGCAAGGCCTCCAACCTGCAGCCGTTCCTCAATGAGCTGAGGGAGCGTATGGCCAGGTTCAGACAGGTCACCTTCCGGAACGTACGGAGGGAGCATCCCATGGTGGCCCGGGCGGACGAGCTGCTTAACCGGGAGCAGGACGTTATGAGGTCCCTGCAGCCCCACGGACGACCCAATCCTTAA
- a CDS encoding aspartate 1-decarboxylase, with protein MRVLLRGKIHRAVVTQADPDYIGSIIIDSSLLEEADIWPGEKVLISDVNNGARFETYVVSGEAGSGIICVNGAAARLVRVGDRLIIMAFELADAPIEPRIVLVDDENRWTETLRAPRPGKA; from the coding sequence ATGCGCGTTCTCCTTCGGGGTAAGATCCACCGTGCCGTGGTCACTCAGGCCGACCCTGACTACATCGGGAGCATTATCATAGACAGCTCTCTTCTGGAGGAGGCGGACATATGGCCAGGTGAGAAGGTTCTCATCTCCGACGTCAACAACGGGGCACGGTTCGAGACCTATGTGGTCTCCGGAGAGGCGGGCTCGGGCATAATATGCGTGAACGGGGCCGCTGCCAGACTGGTCCGTGTGGGCGACCGCTTGATCATCATGGCCTTCGAGCTGGCGGACGCGCCCATAGAGCCTCGCATCGTCCTCGTTGACGATGAGAACCGGTGGACGGAGACCTTAAGGGCTCCCCGGCCTGGGAAAGCATGA